The following proteins come from a genomic window of Gossypium raimondii isolate GPD5lz chromosome 5, ASM2569854v1, whole genome shotgun sequence:
- the LOC128041045 gene encoding pectate lyase-like, which yields MCIILEDGLNDEIWLAIVLPVENKEEVPVRKKLSNCVPGFARGTTGGKAGEFYMVTNPIDNATDPKHRTLLHAITQPRSLWITFKGSMTITLESDLIVTSDKTINARNVIIHGLQIHHNIPAKGGKIKDGENHHRLRGASDEDEVSLFKDTNISFDHLSLHHCTDVIQEFTAVTISNCHFTDDNDRYYDRNVKMQVNVGLNHFGKGLVERMPRCRFSFIHVINNDYNHWFLYAIGSTSHPTNISQGNRYLRETPSGLWR from the exons ATGTGTATCATACTTGAAGATGGGTTGAACGATGAGATCTGGTTGGCTATAGTACTACCGGTGGAAAACAAGGAAGAAGTCCCTGTGAG GAAGAAGTTGTCCAACTGTGTCCCTGGATTTGCTCGTGGTACTACCGGTGGAAAGGCTGGTGAGTTTTACATGGTCACTAACCCTATTGATAATGCTACTGACCCCAAGCATAGAACTCTGCTTCATGCTATCACCCAACCTAGATCACTTTGGATCACTTTCAAAGGGTCTATGACCATCACGCTGGAATCGGACCTCATTGTAACAAGTGATAAGACCATTAATGCAAGG AACGTCATTATCCATGGCCTTCAAATCCATCACAATATTCCCGCCAAGGGTGGCAAGATCAAGGATGGTGAAAACCACCATAGGTTACGGGGTGCCAGCGACGAAGACGAGGTCTCTCTTTTCAAAGATACCAACATTTCTTTCGACCATCTTTCCCTTCACCATTGCACCGATGTCATTCAAGAATTCACTGCAGTTACCATTTCTAATTGCCATTTCACTGACGACAACGAT CGTTATTACGATCGAAACGTGAAGATGCAGGTCAATGTTGGTTTGAACCACTTCGGTAAAGGATTGGTAGAGAGGATGCCTAGGTGCCGATTTAGTTTTATTCATGTCATCAACAATGACTACAATCACTGGTTCCTGTATGCCATTGGCAGTACCAGCCACCCTACAAATATCAGCCAGGGCAATAGGTATCTGCGTGAGACACCTTCGGGGCTATGGAGGTGA
- the LOC105765932 gene encoding LOW QUALITY PROTEIN: pectate lyase (The sequence of the model RefSeq protein was modified relative to this genomic sequence to represent the inferred CDS: substituted 1 base at 1 genomic stop codon) produces the protein MMFLSVFFVVIIPTLEAHIAEYDEYWTARELEAIENLDKAYHSNPEEVVRHYNDHFSRTMLEFYITKRVLAESKKGPCEVTNHVDSCWRCDPDWEKNGKKLADCAPGFARGTTGGKDSEFYVVTDPIDNAADPKSGTLRHAVTQTRPLXITFKGSMTIKLQQELIVTSDKTIDARGANVEICNGAGITIQFAKNIIIHSLQIHHIIPTKGGKIKDGENHHGLRGDSDGDGVSLFGATNVWLDHHALHHCTDGLIDVVQGSTAVTVSNCHFTDHNDVMLFGASDSYSADKKMQVTVALNHFGKGLVERMPRCRFGFIHVVNNDYNHWFLYAIGGTSNPTIISQGNRYSAPGFGAKEVTCRGLLKPGQWKNWSWVSQGDHFENGAFFTPSGNPSAGKQFGADKMMPFKPGQMVPELTKYAGPLSCTIGRPC, from the exons ATGATG tttctttctgttttttttgTTGTAATAATCCCAACCCTAGAAGCTCATATCGCTGAGTATGACGAGTACTGGACGGCACGAGAATTGGAAGCCATTGAGAACCTGGACAAGGCCTATCACTCCAACCCGGAGGAGGTGGTCCGCCATTACAATGACCACTTCTCTAGGACCATGCTCGAGTTTTATATCACCAAAAGGGTGTTGGCAGAATCGAAAAAGGGTCCCTGTGAGGTTACCAACCACGTTGACAGTTGCTGGAGATGTGATCCTGATTGGGAAAAGAACGGGAAGAAGTTGGCCGATTGTGCCCCTGGATTTGCTCGAGGTACAACCGGTGGAAAGGATAGTGAGTTTTACGTGGTCACTGACCCAATTGATAATGCTGCTGACCCCAAGTCTGGAACTCTGCGTCATGCTGTCACCCAAACTAGACCACTTTAGATCACTTTCAAAGGGTCCATGACCATCAAGCTGCAACAGGAGCTCATTGTTACAAGTGATAAGACCATTGATGCGAGGGGAGCCAATGTGGAAATTTGTAATGGTGCTGGTATCACTATCCAATTTGCGAAGAATATCATTATCCATAGCCTTCAAATCCATCACATTATTCCCACCAAGGGTGGCAAGATTAAGGATGGTGAAAACCACCATGGGTTACGGGGTGACAGCGACGGAGATGGGGTCTCTCTTTTCGGAGCAACCAACGTTTGGCTTGACCATCATGCCCTTCACCATTGCACCGATGGCCTTATTGATGTCGTTCAAGGATCAACTGCCGTTACTGTTTCTAACTGCCACTTCACTGACCACAACGAT gTGATGTTGTTTGGAGCAAGTGACTCTTACAGTGCCGACAAGAAGATGCAGGTCACTGTTGCTTTGAACCACTTCGGTAAAGGATTGGTAGAGAGGATGCCTAGGTGCCGATTTGGTTTTATTCATGTCGTCAACAATGACTACAATCACTGGTTCCTATATGCCATTGGCGGCACTAGCAACCCTACAATTATCAGCCAGGGAAATAGGTATTCAGCGCCAGGCTTTGGGGCTAAAGAGGTGACCTGTAGGGGCCTCTTAAAGCCGGGACAGTGGAAGAATTGGAGTTGGGTATCACAGGGTGACCACTTCGAGAACGGTGCCTTTTTTACACCATCCGGCAATCCAAGTGCCGGCAAGCAATTTGGTGCCGACAAAATGATGCCTTTCAAACCCGGTCAAATGGTCCCCGAACTCACAAAGTATGCCGGACCACTAAGCTGCACAATCGGCCGTCCTTGCTAA
- the LOC105765931 gene encoding LOW QUALITY PROTEIN: pectate lyase (The sequence of the model RefSeq protein was modified relative to this genomic sequence to represent the inferred CDS: inserted 1 base in 1 codon) codes for MGISSYSFFLFLFVVIIPTLEAHIAEYDEYWTARELEAIENLDKAYHSNPEEVVRHYNDHFSRTMLEFYITKRVLAESKKGPCEVTNHVDSCWRCDPDWEKNRKKLADCAPGFARGTTGGKDGEFYVVTDPIDNAADPKPGTLRHAVTQTGPLWITFKGSMTIKLQQELIVTSDKTIDARGANVEICNGAGITIQFAKNIIIHGLQIHHIIPAKGGKIKDGENHHGLRGDSDGDGVSIFGATNVWLDHLALHHCADGLIDVVQGSTAVTVSNCHFTDHNDVMLFGASDSYSADKKMQVTVALNHFGKGLVERMPRCRFGFIHVVNNDYNHWFLYAIGGTSNPTIISXGNRYSAPGFGAKEVTCRGLLKPGQWKNWNWVSQGDHFENGAFFTPSGSPSASKQFGADKMMPFKPGQMVPELTKYAGPLSCTIGRSC; via the exons ATGGGTATTTCTAGTTATAGtttctttctgtttttatttgttGTCATAATCCCAACCCTAGAAGCTCATATCGCTGAGTATGACGAGTACTGGACGGCACGAGAATTGGAAGCCATTGAGAACCTGGACAAGGCCTATCACTCCAACCCGGAGGAGGTGGTCCGCCATTACAATGACCACTTCTCTAGAACCATGCTCGAGTTTTATATCACCAAAAGGGTGTTGGCAGAATCGAAAAAGGGTCCCTGTGAGGTTACCAACCACGTTGACAGTTGCTGGAGATGTGATCCTGACTGGGAAAAGAACAGGAAGAAGTTGGCCGACTGTGCCCCTGGATTTGCTCGAGGTACTACCGGTGGAAAGGATGGTGAGTTTTACGTGGTCACTGACCCTATTGATAATGCTGCTGACCCCAAGCCTGGAACTCTGCGTCATGCTGTCACCCAAACTGGACCACTTTGGATCACTTTCAAAGGGTCCATGACCATCAAGCTGCAACAGGAGCTCATTGTTACAAGTGATAAGACCATTGATGCGAGGGGAGCCAATGTGGAAATTTGTAATGGTGCTGGTATCACTATCCAATTTGCAAAGAATATCATTATCCATGGCCTTCAAATCCATCACATTATTCCCGCCAAGGGTGGCAAGATTAAGGATGGTGAAAACCACCATGGGTTACGGGGTGACAGCGACGGAGATGGGGTGTCTATTTTCGGAGCAACCAACGTTTGGCTTGACCATCTTGCCCTTCACCATTGCGCCGATGGCCTTATCGATGTCGTTCAAGGATCAACTGCCGTTACCGTTTCTAACTGCCACTTCACTGACCACAACGAT gTGATGTTGTTTGGAGCAAGCGACTCTTACAGTGCCGACAAGAAGATGCAGGTCACTGTTGCTTTGAACCACTTCGGTAAAGGATTGGTAGAGAGGATGCCTAGGTGCCGATTTGGTTTTATTCATGTCGTCAACAATGACTACAATCACTGGTTCCTGTatgccattggcggcaccagCAACCCTACAATTATCA CAGGAAATAGGTATTCAGCGCCAGGCTTTGGGGCTAAAGAGGTGACCTGTAGGGGCCTCTTAAAGCCGGGACAGTGGAAGAATTGGAATTGGGTATCACAAGGTGACCACTTCGAGAACGGTGCCTTTTTTACACCATCCGGTAGTCCAAGTGCCAGCAAGCAATTTGGTGCCGACAAAATGATGCCTTTCAAACCCGGTCAAATGGTCCCCGAACTCACAAAGTATGCTGGACCATTAAGCTGCACAATCGGCCGTAGTTGCTAA